One Micromonospora eburnea genomic region harbors:
- a CDS encoding c-type cytochrome, with amino-acid sequence MTLTRALRALGAVLVGLPMVVVTGCASTAPPPPPPESRNGRPDRGAQLIAQYGCGSCHTIPGVNRADGLVGPPLTSFGARTYIAGELPNNADNLRRWITDPQSVEPGTAMPNLGVSAIDAQDIAAYLYTAR; translated from the coding sequence ATGACGCTGACCCGTGCTCTCCGGGCGCTCGGCGCGGTTCTGGTCGGCCTGCCGATGGTCGTGGTCACCGGCTGTGCCTCGACTGCCCCGCCACCGCCGCCGCCGGAGTCGCGCAACGGGCGACCCGACCGGGGCGCGCAGCTCATCGCCCAGTACGGCTGCGGATCGTGCCACACCATCCCGGGCGTCAACCGCGCCGACGGGCTGGTGGGCCCGCCGCTGACCAGCTTCGGCGCCCGTACCTACATCGCCGGCGAGCTGCCGAACAACGCCGACAACCTCCGCCGCTGGATCACCGATCCGCAGTCCGTGGAGCCCGGCACCGCCATGCCCAACCTGGGCGTCAGCGCGATCGACGCGCAGGACATCGCCGCCTACCTGTACACCGCGAGGTGA